A single Corynebacterium resistens DSM 45100 DNA region contains:
- a CDS encoding alanine/glycine:cation symporter family protein: MVDVSYQASFGENLDSIDGFIWGPFFLIPLLLGTGLFLTIRLTGLQFRYLFVALRHGLIDRDEEGGAGDITQYQALTTALAATVGVGNIVGVATALSIGGPGALFWMWVTGLVGMASKYSEAYLGVRFRTADANGKISGGPQRYLQYGIKGGLGTFLAWFFTIAAIIASFGIGNLTQANAVAEGLKDTFNVDPWVTGVVMFILIGAVLLGGIETIGKVTSAFVPLMIVIYLVGGFIVLAMHADQIPGALGQIFSDAFSGTAATGGFAGAAIIVALQMGVARGIFSNESGMGSAAIAASAAKTTHPVRQGLVSMTQTFIDTIIVVTMTGLVIVTTGVWTGGKESAGTMTADAFRAGIGADWGGTIVSVSVVFFAFSTILGWSYYGERNAERALGLWASLPYRMIFTCVVFVGATTELSVVWTLADIANGLMALPNLVGLLILSGLIAKETKAYLAFDPTLRATPKDVEKFLIDTKNPWRADTPAGQPATAPAANKVEGHN; the protein is encoded by the coding sequence ATGGTTGACGTTTCATATCAAGCGAGTTTCGGTGAGAATCTGGACTCCATCGATGGTTTTATCTGGGGGCCTTTCTTCCTTATTCCCCTGCTGCTGGGCACGGGCCTATTCCTGACAATCCGATTGACTGGACTGCAGTTTCGTTATCTCTTTGTCGCATTACGCCACGGTTTGATTGACCGCGATGAAGAAGGCGGCGCGGGCGATATCACCCAATACCAAGCACTGACCACCGCTCTAGCCGCCACGGTGGGTGTCGGCAATATCGTCGGTGTAGCCACAGCGCTATCTATCGGTGGGCCCGGTGCACTGTTTTGGATGTGGGTAACAGGCCTCGTCGGCATGGCCTCTAAATATTCCGAGGCTTACCTAGGTGTGCGCTTCCGCACTGCGGACGCAAACGGGAAGATTTCCGGTGGTCCACAGCGGTATTTGCAGTACGGAATCAAGGGCGGACTGGGTACGTTCCTCGCTTGGTTCTTTACGATCGCAGCAATTATTGCGTCCTTCGGTATCGGTAACCTCACGCAGGCTAATGCCGTTGCAGAAGGTTTGAAGGACACGTTCAATGTCGATCCATGGGTCACCGGTGTGGTGATGTTCATATTGATCGGCGCCGTCTTGCTAGGTGGTATCGAGACCATCGGTAAGGTTACGTCGGCCTTCGTACCTCTGATGATTGTTATTTATCTAGTTGGTGGCTTCATCGTTTTGGCGATGCACGCCGACCAGATCCCAGGGGCCCTCGGGCAGATTTTCTCTGATGCTTTCTCCGGTACCGCTGCCACCGGTGGTTTCGCCGGTGCTGCAATCATCGTCGCTTTGCAGATGGGTGTGGCTCGTGGCATCTTCTCCAATGAATCCGGTATGGGTTCGGCCGCTATTGCCGCCTCGGCTGCGAAGACCACGCACCCTGTTCGTCAGGGCTTGGTTTCCATGACTCAGACCTTCATCGATACCATCATCGTCGTCACGATGACGGGCCTTGTGATTGTGACCACCGGTGTGTGGACCGGCGGCAAGGAATCGGCCGGAACGATGACCGCGGATGCTTTCCGCGCTGGCATCGGAGCCGACTGGGGAGGCACAATCGTTTCTGTTTCCGTCGTATTCTTTGCGTTCTCAACAATCCTCGGCTGGTCCTACTACGGCGAACGCAATGCGGAACGGGCACTAGGATTGTGGGCTTCCCTGCCCTACCGCATGATCTTCACCTGTGTGGTCTTTGTTGGTGCAACGACCGAACTGAGCGTGGTGTGGACATTGGCGGACATTGCTAACGGTTTGATGGCGCTTCCAAACCTGGTTGGTCTGCTTATCCTTTCCGGACTCATTGCTAAGGAGACGAAGGCATACTTGGCTTTCGACCCAACGCTGCGAGCTACTCCGAAGGACGTGGAAAAGTTCCTCATCGACACGAAGAACCCGTGGCGTGCGGACACTCCGGCAGGACAGCCAGCAACCGCACCTGCGGCGAACAAAGTGGAAGGCCACAACTAG
- the pgm gene encoding phosphoglucomutase (alpha-D-glucose-1,6-bisphosphate-dependent) has protein sequence MHPRAGQPATASDLDNIPALLEAYHSIHPDATDPAQRVTFGTSGHRGSSLDGAFNEDHIAATTQAIVDYRTEQGIRGPIYIGRDPHALSEPAQATALEVLAGNGVEVRVDSADGFVPTPAISFAILEHNKVLPGGPTGTDANRADGIVITPSHNPPRDGGFKYNPPTGGPADANATEWIADRANSYLDGKLDDIKRSTSTDTFIKHDYLGLYVDALPQVVDLAAIKCAGVRIGADPMGGASVEYWQRIADVHGLDLTVVNPKVDPAFSFMTLDGDGKIRMDCSSPYAMASLVNAVSGAQTLGAQSSVARADSERVSAGQTAPGQRVSQAAFDIATGNDADSDRHGIVTPDAGLMNPNNYLAVAIDYLLGHRNDWPEVASVGKTLVSSQMIDKVVMAHGGKLMEVPVGFKWFVPGLVDGSVVFGGEESAGASFLRFDGSVWSTDKDGIIADLLASEILAVTEQSPSQRYQELAERFGAPAYTRIDAEANREQKAKLKALSADDVQQSELAGEKITAVMTTAPGNNAAIGGVKVTTDSAWFAARPSGTEDKYKIYAESMRGEEHLSEVVEAAQGVVDSVLRD, from the coding sequence ATGCACCCACGCGCCGGGCAACCCGCAACCGCTTCTGACCTAGACAACATCCCAGCTCTATTGGAGGCGTATCACTCCATCCATCCGGATGCCACTGATCCAGCCCAGCGCGTGACCTTCGGAACGTCCGGCCACCGTGGAAGTTCCCTAGATGGGGCATTCAACGAGGATCACATCGCGGCCACTACCCAAGCCATTGTTGATTACCGCACTGAACAGGGTATTCGTGGCCCCATCTATATCGGTCGCGATCCCCACGCGCTGTCCGAGCCAGCCCAGGCCACTGCCCTCGAGGTGCTAGCGGGCAATGGAGTGGAGGTTCGCGTTGATTCGGCCGATGGTTTTGTTCCCACCCCCGCCATTAGCTTCGCCATTCTGGAGCACAACAAGGTTCTACCGGGTGGGCCAACGGGTACCGACGCCAACCGGGCCGATGGCATTGTCATCACCCCGTCCCACAACCCACCCCGTGACGGTGGTTTCAAATACAACCCCCCAACGGGCGGACCAGCAGATGCGAATGCCACGGAATGGATCGCTGACCGCGCCAATAGCTACCTTGACGGCAAGCTGGACGATATCAAGCGTTCTACGAGCACAGATACTTTTATTAAGCACGACTACTTAGGCCTTTACGTGGATGCACTGCCACAAGTCGTTGATCTCGCAGCCATTAAATGTGCAGGGGTACGCATCGGCGCTGATCCGATGGGCGGTGCATCGGTGGAATACTGGCAGCGGATTGCAGATGTACATGGTCTTGACCTCACCGTGGTTAACCCCAAGGTCGATCCAGCGTTTAGCTTTATGACTTTGGACGGGGACGGCAAGATCCGTATGGACTGCTCTTCGCCATACGCCATGGCGTCTCTCGTGAACGCGGTCAGCGGTGCACAGACACTAGGCGCTCAGAGCTCAGTCGCACGGGCTGACAGCGAACGGGTGTCAGCTGGACAAACGGCTCCAGGGCAACGCGTGAGCCAAGCGGCATTTGATATTGCCACCGGCAATGATGCCGATTCCGATCGCCACGGGATTGTTACTCCAGATGCCGGCCTGATGAACCCGAATAACTACCTAGCTGTGGCCATCGACTACCTGCTAGGGCACCGGAATGATTGGCCCGAGGTGGCGTCGGTAGGAAAAACCCTCGTGAGCTCGCAGATGATAGACAAGGTAGTTATGGCCCACGGGGGCAAGCTTATGGAGGTGCCAGTCGGGTTTAAGTGGTTTGTGCCAGGGCTCGTGGATGGCAGCGTAGTTTTCGGCGGCGAAGAGTCCGCGGGCGCGAGCTTCTTGCGATTCGACGGCTCCGTGTGGTCGACCGATAAGGATGGCATCATTGCCGACCTTTTGGCATCTGAGATCTTGGCCGTTACGGAGCAGAGCCCGTCACAGCGTTACCAAGAACTCGCCGAGAGATTCGGTGCACCTGCTTATACTCGTATCGACGCCGAGGCGAACCGAGAGCAAAAAGCCAAGCTTAAGGCCCTCAGTGCCGATGATGTGCAGCAATCGGAGCTCGCGGGAGAGAAGATCACTGCCGTGATGACGACCGCGCCTGGCAATAACGCCGCTATTGGGGGAGTTAAGGTGACCACGGACAGTGCTTGGTTCGCAGCTCGCCCATCGGGAACTGAAGACAAGTACAAGATTTACGCGGAATCTATGCGCGGTGAAGAGCACCTGAGTGAAGTTGTGGAAGCAGCCCAAGGGGTAGTGGATTCGGTTTTGCGCGATTAA
- a CDS encoding DsbA family protein, with amino-acid sequence MSQQIKAPNSRGGSGFVWVVVAILAIAAVVIGLFVWKQSTKNNIAEEMPQQDVNFTVSAKDGAIELASDKLKKDAPTVEVFSDFSCPHCSDLVKADHEDMHKALTDGDVKVVFRFLNILDQKPGGSSTRGGAVAYAIAKTGNAKAFWNMHDKMYLDQAEVARTWGWEELGKAAEAYDIDPGLVEKIKKGEVQNEDSSMFDKNSKILTDRGQQVSTPQVFANGKAYELKPDGQGGIKSWVPDLVWNKDKTAQNKTAQDKTAQDKGEDKSKGTNTK; translated from the coding sequence GTGAGTCAGCAGATTAAGGCGCCGAATAGCCGAGGTGGAAGCGGTTTTGTTTGGGTAGTCGTCGCGATTCTCGCGATCGCCGCTGTCGTTATTGGGCTATTCGTGTGGAAGCAGAGCACCAAGAACAATATTGCCGAAGAAATGCCTCAACAAGACGTGAATTTCACGGTATCGGCTAAAGACGGTGCGATCGAGTTGGCTTCCGACAAACTGAAGAAGGATGCGCCGACGGTTGAAGTATTTTCCGATTTCTCCTGCCCTCACTGCTCTGACTTGGTGAAGGCCGACCATGAGGACATGCACAAGGCGTTGACCGACGGCGACGTCAAGGTTGTGTTCCGCTTCCTTAACATTCTGGATCAAAAGCCAGGTGGTTCCTCCACCCGCGGTGGTGCGGTTGCCTACGCAATTGCTAAGACTGGCAACGCAAAGGCGTTCTGGAATATGCATGACAAGATGTACTTGGATCAGGCAGAGGTCGCCCGTACTTGGGGATGGGAGGAATTAGGCAAGGCAGCTGAGGCGTATGACATCGATCCTGGCTTGGTCGAGAAGATCAAGAAGGGCGAGGTGCAAAACGAGGACTCTTCCATGTTCGATAAGAACTCGAAGATCCTCACTGACCGCGGTCAGCAAGTCTCCACACCGCAGGTATTCGCCAACGGCAAGGCCTATGAATTAAAGCCAGACGGTCAAGGCGGCATCAAGTCGTGGGTTCCTGACCTTGTATGGAACAAGGACAAAACTGCTCAGAACAAGACCGCGCAGGACAAAACTGCTCAGGACAAGGGCGAGGATAAAAGCAAGGGAACTAACACGAAGTAG
- a CDS encoding RNA polymerase sigma factor — translation MDEKALLEAARSGDQRAFASLCEDCRVRAWNVCLRICGNYHDAEDALQSALALAWKNLEKFRGSSTFSTWFYRIASNASLELVRSRKATVSVDDDSFGHEIQLEDFSAQFESSVVENDRVSQALKKIPEKSQEALVLWSVAGLKIQEIAVHQKSSVSATKVRLHRAKKELREILSEMP, via the coding sequence ATGGACGAAAAGGCGCTACTGGAAGCCGCGCGTAGCGGTGATCAGCGCGCTTTCGCCTCCCTATGTGAGGATTGCAGGGTTCGCGCGTGGAACGTTTGTCTGCGCATTTGTGGCAACTACCACGATGCCGAAGATGCATTGCAATCAGCATTGGCGCTAGCGTGGAAGAACCTCGAAAAATTCCGGGGCTCCTCCACCTTTTCCACTTGGTTTTACCGGATTGCTTCTAATGCGTCGCTGGAATTAGTTCGATCCCGCAAAGCTACCGTTTCCGTGGACGACGATTCGTTCGGTCATGAAATTCAACTGGAAGATTTCTCTGCTCAATTTGAATCTTCTGTCGTGGAAAATGATCGCGTTTCCCAGGCACTAAAGAAAATCCCAGAGAAGTCGCAAGAGGCTCTGGTTTTATGGTCGGTGGCGGGCCTCAAGATTCAGGAAATTGCGGTACACCAAAAATCCTCCGTATCAGCAACCAAGGTGCGGTTGCACCGGGCAAAAAAGGAACTGCGGGAGATACTCTCCGAAATGCCCTAA
- a CDS encoding Hsp70 family protein, which yields MDNKAWTLGIDFGTSNTAAAHTNPVKGNVEVVNLSHSQSTMTSSVFLEDEKTIEVGEVAFNRAVSNPAGFISSPKRLVPQHVFHINGCDVPSSMPIAAVLKSVVDRASREHGGVPPQELVLTHPEAWSEEEINVLLEAASDLGLSMDKIKTISEPQAAAHYYSQAEQLKPGDKIAVFDFGGGTLDIAVLEAQSGGSFSVIAARGDNNLGGKTFDALVRRWVDSQLEEQDPELASYLRQSAPISERHAMEDAIRRAKELLSEAATATINFQAAGENHRIQITREELESIIAPHINKAVNLTRSTLQEAGVNSPDGIKALYLTGGSSRIPTVQEALKTLGPVATLDNPKTVVVQGALSAVMPVISNITTQNTGFGPAPTQAPATNAYGANPFQGGPNPATSAAPQQMGGQAPQSPYGASSVAQSQFDADSSSKKKWPMFAIAGVAVLALVGGGIAVFGKNGEETVNAGGSSRPSQNLSQSESASSTEPATSTESATSGRDRAIAKLPEKLKGLVSKCSSGISSNSESARCDIDKENDDAAKFFDVSPTGSYPYLNISVSESEAKSKRAFIRDRINQYEEASFENGKPQAYGVRNDGGERFQAEYVNIDDQIYIQVFGVKDAKAAKKLLEYAGLV from the coding sequence ATGGATAACAAAGCGTGGACCCTCGGTATCGACTTCGGTACTTCCAACACCGCTGCTGCCCACACTAACCCAGTCAAGGGCAATGTTGAGGTGGTGAACCTGAGCCACAGTCAATCGACGATGACATCTTCTGTTTTCCTCGAAGATGAAAAAACGATTGAGGTGGGTGAGGTCGCCTTTAACCGAGCGGTAAGCAACCCAGCTGGCTTCATCTCCTCCCCCAAACGTTTGGTTCCGCAGCACGTGTTCCACATCAATGGCTGCGATGTACCCAGTTCGATGCCAATCGCGGCAGTTCTAAAAAGCGTGGTAGATCGCGCCAGCCGCGAACACGGTGGAGTTCCTCCTCAAGAGTTGGTGCTAACCCACCCCGAGGCATGGTCGGAAGAGGAAATTAATGTCCTCCTCGAAGCGGCCTCGGACTTGGGGCTATCGATGGACAAGATCAAGACGATCTCAGAGCCCCAAGCCGCTGCACATTATTACTCGCAGGCAGAGCAGCTGAAACCCGGCGATAAGATTGCCGTTTTCGATTTCGGTGGCGGCACGTTGGACATTGCAGTTCTGGAGGCGCAAAGTGGCGGCTCGTTTTCTGTGATCGCTGCCCGTGGCGATAACAACCTTGGCGGCAAAACTTTCGATGCTTTAGTTCGCCGCTGGGTAGATTCCCAGCTTGAGGAACAAGATCCTGAGCTGGCCTCCTACCTTCGCCAATCCGCGCCGATTTCCGAACGCCACGCCATGGAAGATGCAATTCGCCGGGCTAAGGAACTGCTCAGTGAGGCTGCTACGGCGACAATCAACTTCCAAGCTGCTGGCGAGAACCACCGCATTCAAATCACTCGGGAAGAGCTGGAATCGATCATCGCTCCCCATATCAATAAGGCGGTGAACCTTACTAGGTCGACTCTTCAGGAAGCAGGGGTCAATAGCCCTGACGGAATTAAAGCTCTCTACCTCACGGGCGGTTCTTCCCGTATCCCCACCGTCCAAGAGGCCCTCAAAACCCTCGGCCCGGTTGCAACACTCGATAACCCTAAGACGGTGGTGGTGCAGGGCGCTCTAAGTGCGGTAATGCCCGTGATCAGCAACATCACCACGCAAAATACGGGCTTCGGTCCTGCCCCAACACAAGCACCGGCAACAAACGCTTATGGCGCAAACCCTTTCCAAGGCGGACCCAACCCCGCTACTTCTGCAGCTCCACAACAGATGGGCGGGCAAGCCCCTCAATCACCTTATGGCGCCAGTTCTGTAGCGCAATCGCAGTTCGATGCGGATTCGTCATCCAAAAAGAAATGGCCGATGTTCGCAATCGCCGGTGTTGCAGTTCTCGCTTTAGTGGGAGGAGGCATCGCCGTCTTCGGTAAAAACGGTGAAGAAACTGTCAACGCCGGCGGATCCAGCCGGCCGTCCCAGAATCTGAGCCAATCGGAATCCGCCAGCTCAACCGAGCCTGCCACAAGCACGGAATCCGCAACCAGCGGTCGGGACCGCGCTATTGCCAAACTCCCGGAGAAACTAAAGGGGCTGGTTTCAAAGTGCAGCAGCGGTATTTCAAGCAATAGCGAGAGCGCACGATGCGACATTGATAAGGAGAATGACGATGCGGCGAAGTTCTTCGATGTCAGCCCGACTGGTTCCTATCCCTACCTGAATATCTCCGTTTCAGAGAGTGAAGCCAAGAGCAAGCGTGCTTTCATTCGCGACCGGATCAATCAGTACGAGGAGGCGTCGTTCGAAAACGGCAAGCCTCAAGCATATGGCGTACGAAATGACGGCGGAGAGAGGTTCCAGGCCGAATACGTAAATATTGACGATCAGATTTACATTCAAGTTTTCGGTGTGAAGGATGCCAAGGCTGCGAAGAAGCTCCTTGAGTACGCCGGTTTGGTGTAG
- a CDS encoding C39 family peptidase has product MSDPNTFHDSNDLDSLLDQLPDLELPVEDAETPDYASTHNHLNQSLNDDSMMDPFLPEDGISTKDAAQNHPVIPSEPELSDSSSDSFDPSKPAWDDSADHTPPANSSPANDSPAAPYRPAWDDSGDHAKPARDESDSRNGSMEPALHDSATEHSNPTKPAWDHSEDHSAPRWDDSISPSESARDEANAPAKPSWDTSDEPSLDDADEPASNENQAPNDRPAAPADDHKSEHHKPHTDQKAEHDKPSADDHKPHTDTNQKTEHDKPSADDHKPEQEKPSADDHKEPTERPEEHNKPPAEHEPPSQPADDGVHGNQQAWQDDWYWQGETMYCGPTSASFILNQFFGANIFDPNTLVKQGLDLGIDNSYEDGTTMPQLAQLLKANGVETTTENANTSDPMGDLATKLDEGRGVIAFVDAHEIWDQLHPEQAGQADHANNMPNHFLVVTEIDTNTGTVTLADPGLPDGNAVKVDLKTFQNAWQDSDYSMISTNGVSDELKDPNLQPKGGDYTIVNATGRDKV; this is encoded by the coding sequence ATGTCTGACCCGAACACGTTCCACGATTCGAACGACCTTGATTCTTTGTTGGATCAGTTGCCGGATCTAGAGCTTCCCGTGGAGGATGCGGAAACACCCGATTATGCATCCACGCACAACCATCTCAACCAGTCGCTGAATGACGACAGCATGATGGATCCTTTCCTCCCTGAAGATGGCATCTCGACGAAGGATGCAGCACAGAATCATCCGGTGATCCCCTCTGAGCCAGAGCTTTCCGACTCTAGCTCCGACTCGTTCGATCCCTCCAAACCTGCTTGGGACGACTCAGCGGACCATACACCCCCGGCCAATAGCTCCCCAGCCAATGATTCCCCGGCAGCCCCCTACCGCCCAGCGTGGGATGATTCCGGCGACCACGCCAAACCTGCACGGGACGAATCTGACAGTCGCAACGGATCAATGGAACCAGCTCTTCATGACTCCGCCACGGAACACTCGAACCCAACGAAGCCCGCGTGGGATCACTCCGAAGATCACTCCGCCCCTCGGTGGGACGATTCAATTAGCCCATCCGAGTCAGCACGAGATGAGGCGAATGCTCCCGCAAAGCCGTCGTGGGATACCTCCGATGAACCTTCATTGGATGATGCCGACGAGCCGGCGTCGAACGAGAACCAGGCACCAAATGACCGCCCCGCCGCACCTGCTGACGACCACAAGTCAGAACACCACAAGCCGCACACGGACCAGAAGGCAGAGCACGATAAACCGTCGGCTGACGACCACAAGCCGCACACGGACACGAACCAGAAGACAGAGCACGACAAACCGTCGGCTGACGACCACAAACCAGAACAAGAAAAACCGTCCGCTGACGACCACAAGGAACCAACCGAGCGCCCCGAAGAGCATAACAAGCCTCCCGCTGAGCACGAACCACCAAGCCAACCCGCGGATGATGGCGTTCACGGCAATCAACAAGCCTGGCAAGACGACTGGTACTGGCAGGGCGAGACAATGTATTGTGGTCCGACTTCGGCATCATTCATCCTCAACCAATTCTTCGGTGCCAATATCTTCGACCCAAACACATTGGTTAAACAAGGCCTTGACCTGGGGATTGACAATTCCTACGAGGACGGAACCACCATGCCGCAGCTCGCTCAGTTGCTGAAGGCCAACGGTGTGGAAACCACGACGGAGAACGCTAACACTTCCGATCCAATGGGTGATCTTGCCACCAAGTTGGACGAAGGCCGAGGCGTTATTGCTTTTGTTGACGCCCACGAAATCTGGGATCAACTTCACCCGGAGCAGGCAGGGCAAGCCGACCATGCAAACAATATGCCCAACCACTTCCTTGTGGTGACCGAAATTGATACGAATACCGGAACCGTGACACTCGCGGATCCAGGATTACCGGACGGTAATGCCGTAAAAGTGGACTTAAAGACCTTCCAAAACGCGTGGCAGGATTCTGACTACTCGATGATCTCCACGAATGGTGTCAGCGATGAGCTCAAGGATCCGAACCTGCAGCCTAAGGGTGGCGACTACACAATTGTTAACGCAACTGGTCGCGACAAGGTTTAA
- a CDS encoding DUF7373 family lipoprotein has protein sequence MKTFKIATATLAASCLLVACGSEKQNEPAQAPAPSSEPAGKAAAEKPKYDHGPYFPEYRKPFKNMTSLEGGNAVESNVIADANLLGYEIDPSLVHSRGSRHIYGTSYLTTLLGTNYRSALDDMKATIQSGHYHTSENEKKDRQFISAIIRFDSAKTAKAVAEKLHQISITQGSVFASQKDIAKDPKLIDPKLVDTDLPFKDRPNTLASKGKDEGSSTGRKEKASLQTYTTHNEFVVYTWGQGSPKEFEKTKRIATDYLRKQIPLLDTIPTHKTKAGFGKLKGWTPTDKRGLLRYAVTTPVGGNAPQIMGERKARGYASTQTRPDVAMKAFDLSGIEYIGNWQTSVAQAQGEESAKTFQNAYVSTAVDLEDASKYDEPQKLPNTSCFEMSLPSGGGVECVMVYEDKVALGSQGFVNKPNVDSSVDPNGDKKSADSDKDKFNPRTVEDAKKLLSQKMAAQYLIFENAKKNPEGSVPPSAESVDPNKKDTSEDNKNSNPAGRPEDSESGDSTSDKPSAGAGAAAEEK, from the coding sequence ATGAAGACTTTCAAGATCGCAACCGCTACGTTGGCCGCAAGTTGCTTGCTGGTGGCATGTGGATCTGAAAAACAAAACGAGCCAGCGCAGGCTCCGGCACCTTCATCTGAACCAGCTGGCAAGGCGGCTGCAGAAAAGCCAAAGTACGATCACGGCCCGTATTTCCCTGAATACCGCAAGCCTTTCAAGAACATGACCTCTCTCGAAGGAGGTAACGCCGTTGAAAGCAATGTGATCGCCGATGCCAACTTGCTGGGCTACGAAATCGACCCATCCCTCGTCCACAGCAGGGGCAGCCGACACATTTATGGCACTTCCTACCTCACCACCCTCTTGGGAACCAACTACCGGTCTGCCCTCGATGACATGAAGGCTACTATCCAGTCGGGTCACTACCACACCTCTGAGAACGAGAAGAAAGATCGGCAGTTCATCAGCGCGATCATCCGCTTTGATTCAGCAAAGACTGCCAAAGCCGTAGCAGAGAAACTCCACCAGATCAGCATCACTCAAGGATCTGTTTTCGCTTCTCAGAAGGACATCGCCAAGGATCCAAAGCTCATCGATCCTAAATTGGTGGACACAGACCTTCCTTTCAAGGATCGCCCAAACACCTTGGCTTCTAAGGGCAAGGACGAGGGTTCATCAACTGGTCGCAAGGAAAAAGCAAGCCTGCAGACATACACAACCCACAATGAATTCGTGGTCTACACCTGGGGGCAGGGCAGCCCGAAGGAATTCGAAAAGACTAAGCGGATCGCCACCGACTATCTGCGCAAACAGATTCCGCTGCTCGATACGATTCCTACTCACAAAACTAAGGCCGGTTTCGGCAAGCTCAAGGGCTGGACACCAACCGACAAGCGGGGTCTGCTTCGTTACGCAGTGACTACCCCTGTTGGTGGCAATGCACCTCAGATCATGGGTGAGCGTAAAGCCCGCGGATACGCCAGCACACAAACCCGCCCCGATGTAGCCATGAAGGCTTTCGATCTCTCCGGAATCGAATACATCGGCAACTGGCAAACCTCAGTAGCACAAGCTCAAGGCGAAGAGTCCGCAAAGACTTTCCAGAATGCCTATGTCTCCACTGCTGTAGATCTTGAAGATGCGTCTAAGTACGACGAGCCACAAAAGCTGCCGAACACATCTTGCTTTGAGATGAGCTTGCCTTCCGGTGGTGGCGTGGAGTGCGTGATGGTTTACGAAGACAAAGTCGCGCTCGGCAGTCAAGGATTCGTTAACAAGCCGAATGTCGATTCTTCTGTGGACCCCAATGGGGATAAAAAATCAGCGGATTCGGATAAGGACAAGTTCAACCCGCGGACCGTCGAAGATGCCAAGAAACTGCTATCCCAGAAGATGGCAGCACAGTACTTGATTTTCGAAAACGCTAAGAAGAACCCTGAAGGATCAGTACCGCCTTCCGCCGAATCCGTGGATCCCAATAAGAAGGACACTTCGGAGGACAACAAAAATTCGAATCCCGCGGGGCGCCCCGAGGACAGTGAATCTGGGGATAGCACTTCCGACAAGCCTTCCGCTGGAGCTGGTGCAGCGGCTGAAGAAAAGTAG